Proteins co-encoded in one Cytobacillus sp. NJ13 genomic window:
- a CDS encoding ABC transporter substrate-binding protein: MKGKSSLVLSILLILSLLLSACSGSSEEASGNSSEPKEGGSLIYARGADAIGLDPINVTDGESIRVTSNIFETLFVYDENLEVQPGLAESHKVSDDGLTWTITLKKGIKFQDGTDFNADAVVFNFDRWMDPENPYHKGDFPYYPFLYGGFKGDPNHKIEYVKAVDESTVEFKLTEKTAPFISYLAIPMFGIASPAAIEKHGDKFYENPVGTGPFVFESWKHNDKIVLKKNEKYAGDGPYLDELIFRVIPDNSSRLTALQAGEVDIIDGLNPDDATTIEADSQLSLVKRPSFNIGYMVLNTQMAPFDDVKVRQAVNMAIDKQAIVDAFYNGYAEVAKNPFPSVLWGYNDSIEDYKFNVEEAKKLLAEAGYPDGFKTQIWAMSNPRPYMPQPMKVAEAIQADLKKIGIEAEIVTYEWATYLQKSGNGEHPMGLYGWTGVMADPDNFLFPNLSATNTDKPASNRAFYENEEFTKLLQDARVTFDQDERAKLYEQAQEIFHKDAPWVTLAHTTPPIAMAGYVQGFTAHPMEDDDFTKVYLTN, encoded by the coding sequence ATGAAAGGCAAGTCTTCATTAGTTTTAAGCATTTTACTGATTCTTTCATTGCTGCTTTCAGCATGTTCCGGCAGCAGTGAAGAAGCATCAGGCAACAGCAGTGAACCAAAAGAGGGAGGTTCATTAATTTATGCTCGGGGTGCTGACGCTATTGGGCTGGACCCAATCAATGTTACGGATGGAGAATCTATTCGTGTTACAAGCAATATCTTTGAAACCTTGTTTGTTTATGATGAAAATCTTGAAGTCCAGCCAGGCTTAGCGGAATCTCACAAAGTATCTGATGATGGACTGACCTGGACCATTACCCTTAAAAAGGGCATTAAGTTCCAGGATGGAACGGATTTTAATGCAGATGCAGTCGTGTTTAACTTCGACCGATGGATGGATCCCGAAAACCCCTACCATAAAGGGGATTTTCCATACTATCCGTTCTTATATGGGGGCTTTAAAGGCGATCCAAACCATAAAATCGAGTATGTAAAAGCAGTGGATGAATCAACAGTTGAGTTTAAATTAACTGAAAAGACAGCTCCGTTTATCAGCTACTTAGCTATTCCTATGTTTGGAATTGCCAGTCCGGCAGCGATTGAAAAGCATGGCGACAAGTTCTATGAAAATCCAGTAGGAACAGGTCCTTTCGTATTTGAAAGCTGGAAGCATAATGACAAAATTGTACTGAAAAAAAATGAAAAGTATGCAGGAGATGGGCCATATCTTGATGAGCTGATATTCAGAGTTATCCCTGACAACTCTTCACGCCTGACTGCACTTCAAGCTGGTGAAGTGGATATCATCGATGGCTTAAACCCTGACGATGCGACAACCATTGAAGCCGATTCACAGCTTAGTCTTGTAAAGCGCCCAAGCTTTAACATTGGCTACATGGTTCTCAATACACAAATGGCACCTTTCGATGATGTAAAAGTACGTCAGGCAGTAAATATGGCTATTGATAAACAAGCCATTGTAGATGCTTTCTATAATGGCTATGCAGAGGTAGCGAAAAATCCATTCCCATCAGTGCTTTGGGGCTATAATGACAGCATTGAAGACTACAAGTTCAATGTGGAAGAAGCGAAAAAGCTATTGGCAGAAGCAGGTTATCCAGATGGATTCAAAACCCAGATTTGGGCAATGAGCAACCCGAGACCATATATGCCGCAGCCGATGAAAGTGGCGGAAGCCATTCAGGCTGACCTGAAGAAAATCGGCATTGAAGCGGAAATCGTTACCTATGAATGGGCGACGTATCTTCAAAAGTCAGGAAACGGGGAACATCCAATGGGATTATATGGCTGGACAGGCGTTATGGCCGATCCGGATAACTTCCTATTTCCGAACCTGAGTGCAACCAATACTGATAAACCTGCCAGCAACCGTGCGTTCTATGAAAACGAAGAATTTACGAAGCTATTGCAGGATGCTCGTGTAACATTTGATCAGGACGAACGTGCAAAGCTTTACGAGCAGGCTCAGGAAATTTTCCACAAGGATGCCCCGTGGGTGACTCTTGCTCATACAACACCGCCAATTGCAATGGCGGGCTATGTCCAGGGATTCACTGCACACCCAATGGAAGATGATGATTTTACTAAGGTTTACCTGACGAATTAA
- a CDS encoding M42 family metallopeptidase — translation MYELLKGLCDIVGPSGFEQDVQRFILNEVKDYVDEYHVDSVGNLIVKKKGNNPDFPSLVIAAHTDEIGFIVKKIEDNGLIRFEKLGGFDDRILLSLPVKVRSEKGTVDGVIGTISAHYVKWDDPKRISSHRDLYIDIGARTAEEAMEMGIKVGQPISYGTEFKKIGNNRVIGKALDDRAGCALLIRLLQNIGGNGAQHGDIYGSFTVQEEVGLRGASVVSAAVDPDFALALDTTPASDTFDVLMTGTRILGSGPCIKIADKSLIAHPLVTQHLEKVAAEGNIPYQYEVFMGIGTDAGAIHMTNKGVTTGVISIPSRYTHTPIEVVDLDDMENSYKLLHDFAVTLDQLKGKTFLDT, via the coding sequence TTGTATGAATTATTAAAAGGCCTGTGTGATATTGTGGGGCCCAGCGGTTTTGAACAGGATGTTCAAAGATTTATCTTAAATGAAGTGAAGGATTATGTAGATGAATATCACGTTGATTCAGTAGGGAACCTGATTGTGAAAAAGAAAGGGAATAATCCGGATTTTCCTTCTTTAGTCATTGCAGCTCACACCGATGAAATTGGGTTTATTGTAAAAAAGATTGAAGACAATGGGTTAATTCGATTTGAAAAATTAGGCGGATTCGATGACCGTATTCTTTTATCATTGCCAGTTAAGGTCCGTTCTGAAAAAGGCACTGTGGACGGAGTGATTGGAACCATTTCAGCCCACTATGTGAAATGGGATGATCCAAAGCGCATATCCAGCCACCGTGATCTTTATATTGATATCGGAGCCCGTACAGCAGAAGAAGCTATGGAAATGGGAATCAAAGTTGGACAGCCCATCAGCTATGGCACAGAGTTCAAAAAAATAGGAAATAACCGCGTTATTGGCAAAGCTTTGGACGACCGGGCAGGCTGTGCATTATTGATCCGCTTACTTCAAAACATCGGAGGAAATGGGGCACAGCATGGCGACATCTACGGGTCTTTTACTGTTCAAGAGGAAGTTGGCTTGAGAGGTGCTTCCGTTGTATCTGCTGCCGTAGATCCTGACTTTGCGCTGGCCCTTGATACAACGCCAGCCAGCGACACATTTGATGTCCTGATGACAGGCACGAGAATCCTTGGCAGCGGCCCGTGCATCAAAATCGCTGATAAATCACTGATTGCCCATCCGCTTGTCACTCAGCACCTCGAAAAAGTGGCCGCAGAAGGGAATATTCCATATCAGTATGAAGTCTTCATGGGAATCGGAACAGATGCTGGAGCCATACATATGACAAATAAAGGCGTCACAACAGGTGTTATCTCGATCCCGTCCCGCTATACTCATACACCTATTGAAGTAGTCGACCTGGATGATATGGAGAACTCCTACAAACTGCTGCACGACTTTGCTGTGACATTGGATCAGCTGAAGGGAAAGACGTTTTTAGATACTTAA